In the Dictyostelium discoideum AX4 chromosome 6 chromosome, whole genome shotgun sequence genome, gagaAAATCAATTCACCCACAGCAGTCGcgggaatttttttttttttttttttttttcaattttttttttttttttttttggataacgtaaaaatattttatgaGACAAGTTTGttgagttttatttttatttatttttttttttttattttaaaaatctttaaattatgGTGATATTCTATTTAAAAcagttaaattttttttttttttttatttcctttaatatcattattaaaaaaaaaataagaaaaaaataaaaaaaaagatcatgttattttatatttatttttattttattttttattttttattttttatgttttaaatttattgtttgatattatttaattttaaatttccatgtgggattaaaaaaaaaaaaaaaaaaaaaaaaatagactCAATTAgtttggaaataataattatttcaatattaaaaattttagaataaatttgtatatagaataaaaagtaataataagtttatttctattttaatttgtagactaacaccaaaaaaaaaaaaaaaaaaaaaaaaaaaaaaaaaaaaaaaaaaaaaaaacaaaattaagaTATCGAAAATTTGGGGTTTCCCACacgataatttttttttttaattttaattttaattttttaatatttcgaTTAGAAATTTCTAAAAGAAACAATGTTATTCAAAaagaatcttttttttttttttttatctttaaatttaatttttaaaattgttttttttttttttttttttttttttttcccaaagatcaaaattaataataattccttattatttaaataatggaaTTACagattttatcaaattacTATGATTTTGAAACTCTATCTGGTCgaaaattgaatatttcaCAAGAGAGTGGAGAAACTGTTggaaatgtaaaaaaaagaattgcTTCAATTTTTGGAAATGATGGAGAGATTGGAAGTGATggtagtttttatttattacattATGGTAGagaattaaatgatgatgaaattgttaatcaatctttaattgatagTAGTGTGGATGGCGATGATAAATTAAGAGGAAATGGTAGTAAAaaggataataataataatggtaaaccAATTCAAATTCGTCGTAATAGATATAGTTGTTTTGCTGAACATATGATTAATGAGCATTTAGTAAAACCATGGTCAAAATGGATTGCTAGAATTTCTTGTATAATTTTTTCAGTGTTACTAATTGCATCATTGGcacaaatttcattttaccTTCCACATGCTAAAAATGTACCAGTAACATTTCAAACATTGGGTGTATTTGTAATGTCATCTTTATTAGGATGGAAAATGGGATGCTCCAGTATTATCCTTTACTTATTATGTGGTCTTGCAGGTGCTCCATTCTTTACAAATCAGAACCATGGTGTAACTTATATGTATGGAAGTACTAGTGGTTACTTGTATGGTTTCATCGTTGCCTCTTTTATTGTTGGATTTTTCGCCGAAATGGGTAGTGATAGAGCTTATATCTTTAATTGGAAATCCACTTTGTTTTCAATGATATTTGCAAATATTGCCATTTACATTATTGGTATTCCTGTTTTAGCTATTAAAATTGGTTGGATAAAATCATTCAAATTAGGTTTACTTCCATTTTTAGTTGGTGATGCacttaaaataattattgcaACAATTATAATTCCATCAATTTGGAAATTCATTGCATTTCTCTCAAATAAGcgtataattattaaatctccaacaattaaagatattttatcttcttcacaattaaaaaatgataaaacttCAATTGaactaaataatataaactcACAAtaactattttaatttaccaataaatttttttttttttatttttttttctctcccaaacaagtttttttttttttttattcctttataaattaattcattacattaaaaatatatggatagtatattttaaataatattaaaaaaaaaaaaaaaaaaaaaaaaaaatggaatggCACCAGctcagtttttttttgacaatttcttttttattttttttttttttatttacatttttttttttcttgatgATTcctttatatattaattcatTACATTAATACTATCAggattctattttttaaataataaaaaaaaaaatggaaaaaaaaaaaaaataaaatgattaatatacttttttttttttttttttttttaactttcaACATACCATATTTCTATAACAAATTGGAGATTGAACAGTTGTAGTTGTTTCAGTTACAGTttttgtagttgtagttgtagttgtcaTCAACATATGTTTACATTCACTACAAACATGTTGACAATTAACATTTGGACatttaaaatcacctttTGAATAGGTGTTTTGTtgatttccttttttttcgGAAATgttcatattttttatatcttcATTTAGTTTGTtttcaattgtattattcatcattaattgataagTTGATTGTTCAAATTGTTCAATTTGTTCTTCTGATAAATCAATCCATTCATCCATCCAACAAAAGAGAGATCTATGTGCTTTTAGAAATACTTCTCTTAAACCATTGGTTTGAACTAAATTTTCAACTCTATTTTGGAATCCccaataattgaaatttacaGTTACTAATTTATAAACCACCATTGCCGGATTTACCTCTTTTCTCCAATTTGGCGATGTTAATGGACCTCTACCagttaattttgatttaaacaTTCTTGGATCTTCATCTGTTTTGACATCTTTTCCTTCAACTTCATCTCTTGCAATATCAACATGGTCTACTattcttttctttaataTATCTTTACTTAATCCAAATACATTCTCTTCTTCATCTCTACCATCTTTATGAATAGATTCAATacataaataaaacttttcaCCAAAAAATGggcacttttttttttttaatttaaaagaaataaataaataaataaaaataaataaataaataaaaataaataaataaataaataaatagataaataaataattatttagtaaaactaatttttttttttttttttttttaatatgtcAAAATAATTACACtataaattgttttagtATTTGGGTAACTATTCCAAGAtttttcttcaatttttaaagcACTTTTTGGTAAAATTGCAGAAGCATATCTTGGTAAAgattttttcaaaagaaatACT is a window encoding:
- the pitD gene encoding phosphatidylinositol transfer protein; the encoded protein is MLIKEYRITLPFTKEEYRLGQKYMTARKTHESSNAGDNVQLLEKSSFTDKNGVKGTFTHKVFLLKKSLPRYASAILPKSALKIEEKSWNSYPNTKTIYSCPFFGEKFYLCIESIHKDGRDEEENVFGLSKDILKKRIVDHVDIARDEVEGKDVKTDEDPRMFKSKLTGRGPLTSPNWRKEVNPAMVVYKLVTVNFNYWGFQNRVENLVQTNGLREVFLKAHRSLFCWMDEWIDLSEEQIEQFEQSTYQLMMNNTIENKLNEDIKNMNISEKKGNQQNTYSKGDFKCPNVNCQHVCSECKHMLMTTTTTTTKTVTETTTTVQSPICYRNMVC